The Cohnella abietis genome has a segment encoding these proteins:
- a CDS encoding LCP family protein produces MIKKWSKKWRYTLFSVLGLIFIVLCFVGWEVYSTYNQMDNIQKSKEESRFKQFEEKPEVQPPEWEGSERVNILLMGGDERGIRKGEVARSDSMLIVSIDPPTKKIHLFSVLRDTQVAIPGFKDNRVNAAITLGGPELAMKTIGNLAGLDIQYYVYVDFQGFIKLVDAIGGVDFFVEKNMKYSDSADGHVYDINLQKGQQHLDGDKALQYVRFRHDKLSDFTRTERQREFLKAIAGKMQTGWNLIRLPDILGKVTPFMESNMSADDMLKLARLGYKSNQAGSAQLPPMELVTDIVVNGSAVLGVRNLDALKGYVQEVLNKDDSVTSPEASPSSSPSIDKK; encoded by the coding sequence TTCTTGGCTTAATCTTTATCGTTCTATGTTTTGTAGGCTGGGAAGTTTATAGTACTTACAATCAAATGGATAACATCCAGAAATCTAAAGAAGAATCACGGTTCAAACAATTTGAAGAAAAGCCTGAGGTTCAGCCACCTGAATGGGAAGGCTCTGAACGAGTTAACATTCTGCTGATGGGTGGAGACGAGCGCGGAATTAGAAAAGGTGAGGTTGCCCGATCTGATTCTATGCTTATTGTGTCCATTGATCCCCCCACTAAAAAAATACATTTATTTTCCGTGCTTCGAGACACACAAGTGGCTATCCCCGGATTCAAAGATAACCGCGTGAATGCAGCAATCACGTTAGGTGGACCTGAGCTTGCGATGAAGACAATCGGCAACCTGGCTGGTCTCGATATTCAATATTATGTGTATGTCGATTTCCAAGGATTCATCAAGCTCGTGGATGCGATAGGCGGCGTCGATTTCTTCGTGGAAAAAAACATGAAGTATTCCGATTCTGCAGACGGTCATGTGTATGATATTAATCTGCAAAAGGGCCAGCAGCACTTAGATGGCGATAAAGCGTTGCAGTATGTGCGGTTCCGGCACGACAAGCTATCCGACTTCACCCGCACGGAGCGTCAGCGTGAATTCCTGAAGGCGATCGCTGGCAAGATGCAGACGGGTTGGAATTTAATACGTTTGCCAGACATTCTGGGCAAAGTCACTCCTTTCATGGAATCAAATATGTCTGCTGATGATATGCTCAAGCTAGCTAGGCTAGGCTATAAGTCGAATCAAGCAGGCTCGGCACAGCTTCCTCCGATGGAGCTTGTAACGGATATAGTTGTTAATGGCTCTGCCGTATTGGGAGTAAGAAATCTAGACGCTCTCAAGGGCTACGTGCAAGAAGTGTTAAACAAGGATGATAGCGTAACTTCACCAGAAGCGTCTCCATCATCCAGCCCGAGTATTGATAAGAAATAA
- a CDS encoding glutamate-1-semialdehyde 2,1-aminomutase, which translates to MQRIRSEQLYEEAQEHIVGGVNSPSRSFKAVGGGAPVFMQKGQGAHFWDVDGNKYIDYLAAFGPIITGHAHPVVTEAIVQAAHNGTLLGTATEHEIKLAKELKAAIPSMDKVRFVNSGTEAVMSTIRVARAFTGRNKIIKFAGCYHGHADLVLVAAGSGPSTLGIPDSAGIPPSIASEVITVPFNELDGLRLALERWGNEVAAVMVEPIVGNFGMVMPKPGFLEGLCKLTRDAGALVIYDEVISAFRFHYGSAQTFHAFPDQSLIRPDLTALGKIIGGGMPIGAYGGRADVMAMVAPLGPAYQAGTMAGNPASVLAGLACLEVLKQPGVYEQMERLAVKLVDGLQQSAVRHGVSLTINRIAGAFSTHFCNHPVTNYEEAQGANSELFAKFFRLMLERGVYLAPSKYEAWFLTTAHTDAEIDETLLAADESFLEMSKN; encoded by the coding sequence ATGCAAAGAATACGTTCAGAACAATTATATGAAGAAGCTCAGGAGCACATCGTTGGAGGAGTAAATAGCCCTTCTCGTTCTTTTAAAGCAGTTGGGGGTGGAGCTCCTGTATTCATGCAAAAAGGACAAGGCGCTCATTTCTGGGACGTTGATGGTAACAAATATATTGATTATTTAGCCGCTTTTGGACCTATTATTACGGGGCATGCTCACCCTGTAGTTACCGAAGCCATTGTTCAAGCTGCACACAACGGAACGTTATTGGGCACAGCCACTGAGCATGAAATCAAGCTCGCCAAAGAGCTTAAAGCAGCTATTCCCTCAATGGACAAGGTGCGATTCGTCAACTCGGGTACGGAAGCGGTCATGTCGACAATTCGAGTTGCTCGTGCTTTTACTGGTCGGAACAAAATCATTAAATTCGCCGGCTGTTACCATGGGCATGCCGACCTTGTTTTAGTCGCTGCGGGCTCAGGTCCGTCGACACTTGGCATTCCCGATAGCGCAGGAATTCCTCCTAGCATCGCTAGTGAGGTTATTACTGTGCCATTTAATGAATTGGACGGCTTGCGGCTTGCATTGGAGCGTTGGGGTAACGAGGTTGCAGCAGTTATGGTCGAGCCCATTGTCGGCAACTTCGGTATGGTCATGCCTAAGCCAGGTTTTCTGGAAGGGCTATGTAAGCTGACGCGTGATGCAGGAGCGTTAGTCATTTATGATGAAGTTATTAGTGCTTTCCGGTTCCATTATGGCTCGGCTCAAACCTTCCACGCTTTTCCGGATCAAAGTTTGATCCGTCCTGACTTAACTGCACTTGGCAAAATAATCGGCGGCGGAATGCCTATTGGCGCATATGGCGGGCGGGCCGATGTCATGGCGATGGTCGCTCCTTTGGGACCCGCTTACCAGGCAGGAACGATGGCGGGCAACCCCGCTTCCGTACTAGCGGGATTGGCTTGCTTAGAGGTTCTTAAACAACCCGGCGTCTATGAGCAGATGGAACGATTAGCCGTTAAGTTGGTAGATGGTTTGCAGCAGTCAGCTGTCCGTCATGGCGTATCCCTTACCATAAACCGGATCGCGGGAGCCTTCTCTACACATTTCTGTAACCATCCCGTTACGAACTATGAAGAAGCTCAAGGCGCAAATAGCGAGCTATTCGCCAAATTCTTCCGGCTCATGCTTGAGCGTGGCGTTTATCTCGCCCCTTCCAAATATGAAGCCTGGTTCCTAACGACCGCCCACACCGACGCCGAGATCGACGAAACACTCTTGGCTGCAGATGAATCGTTCCTCGAGATGTCGAAGAACTAA
- a CDS encoding GTP-binding protein, whose translation MKMNTNNKKLPVTVLSGYLGAGKTTILNHVLNNRKGMRVAVIVNDLSDVNIDADLIKDGGGLSRTDEKLVEMSNGCICCTLREDLLREVERLAMENRFDYILIESTGVGEPIPVAQTFTYIDEEHGIDLTQFCRLDCMVTVVDAYRFWNDYSSGETLLDRKQAVGEEDTREVVDLLIDQIEFCDVLILNKCDRVEETELLELESVLRSLQPRAKLIRAQFGQVEPSDILNTGLFDFDEASQSAGWKQEMDKEFHVPETEEYGIGSFVYERIRPFHPERLMNWMSEWPAEVVRAKGLVWLSTRNEIAQNFSQAGPSIQFGPAGYWVASLPTQERDQILLEDEKVAGYWDSTYGDRINKIVFIGLSMNRKELTDELDACLLTDSEMSMNWSSFTDEFPNQLNVQLEEQFQ comes from the coding sequence ATGAAAATGAATACTAATAATAAGAAGCTTCCTGTCACTGTATTGAGCGGGTATTTGGGTGCTGGCAAAACAACAATTCTTAACCATGTGCTTAACAATCGGAAGGGGATGCGCGTTGCTGTAATCGTGAATGATTTGAGTGATGTAAATATTGATGCCGACCTTATTAAAGATGGGGGCGGGCTGTCTCGTACGGATGAGAAGCTCGTTGAAATGTCCAATGGTTGCATCTGCTGCACGCTAAGGGAGGATTTGCTGCGAGAGGTAGAGAGATTGGCTATGGAGAATCGGTTTGACTATATCCTAATTGAGTCAACAGGAGTGGGTGAACCTATACCGGTCGCTCAGACCTTTACTTATATTGATGAAGAGCATGGAATTGACCTGACGCAGTTTTGCCGATTGGATTGTATGGTGACTGTGGTTGATGCTTATCGATTCTGGAATGATTACTCATCGGGAGAAACATTGCTGGATCGCAAGCAGGCGGTCGGGGAAGAGGATACTCGCGAGGTAGTTGATCTGCTTATCGACCAGATCGAGTTTTGCGATGTGCTTATTCTGAATAAGTGTGACAGGGTAGAGGAGACGGAACTGCTTGAGCTAGAGTCGGTACTGCGCAGTCTTCAGCCACGGGCAAAGCTTATCCGAGCTCAATTCGGACAGGTTGAGCCTTCTGATATTTTGAATACGGGACTATTTGATTTTGACGAGGCAAGTCAGTCGGCGGGCTGGAAGCAGGAAATGGATAAGGAGTTCCATGTGCCAGAAACAGAGGAATATGGCATCGGCTCCTTCGTCTATGAACGTATCCGACCTTTTCATCCTGAGCGGTTAATGAATTGGATGAGCGAATGGCCAGCGGAGGTTGTAAGGGCGAAGGGTTTAGTTTGGCTTTCAACGCGCAATGAAATCGCCCAAAATTTCAGCCAAGCGGGTCCTTCTATTCAATTTGGCCCTGCAGGCTATTGGGTAGCATCGTTGCCGACGCAGGAGAGAGACCAGATTCTTTTGGAGGACGAGAAGGTAGCTGGCTACTGGGACTCTACTTACGGGGATCGGATAAACAAAATCGTATTCATAGGTCTGTCCATGAATCGTAAAGAGCTGACAGATGAATTGGACGCTTGTCTGCTGACGGATAGTGAGATGAGTATGAATTGGAGCTCCTTCACAGATGAGTTCCCTAATCAATTGAACGTCCAGCTTGAGGAACAATTTCAATGA
- a CDS encoding metal ABC transporter substrate-binding protein, with amino-acid sequence MKALNKGLLSIAIASLVISGCGNTNGSHTSNGDKLKIVATFYPMVEFTKQVAGDHAEVVGLIPSGAEPHDWEPSPKDVAAIQKADVFVYNGIVESWVEKTLASAINDKRVDVEASKGIVLMEGVGEHEHEHDHEHDHDHEHAEGDVDHDEDGHEAEHSLDPHVWLDPSLAQQEVRNIQAALEQADPDHKDEYKANADAYVAKLKALDEKFREDLKDSKRKEFVTQHAAFGYLARTYGLIQIPIAGLSPEQEPSPEKMAEVIKLAKEHDVRTIFFETLVDPKIAKTIAEEIGASTDVLNPLEGLTEEEVSKGLDYIGIMTNNLAGLIKALNK; translated from the coding sequence ATGAAAGCATTAAACAAAGGGTTGTTAAGCATTGCAATTGCATCATTGGTTATATCGGGCTGTGGAAACACAAATGGGAGTCATACGTCTAATGGGGATAAATTGAAGATTGTGGCCACGTTTTACCCTATGGTTGAGTTTACTAAGCAGGTTGCCGGAGATCATGCCGAGGTTGTGGGACTCATTCCATCTGGTGCTGAGCCGCATGATTGGGAGCCATCGCCAAAGGATGTCGCTGCCATTCAGAAAGCAGATGTGTTTGTATACAACGGAATCGTGGAGAGCTGGGTGGAGAAAACCCTGGCTAGTGCGATAAATGATAAGAGGGTAGATGTGGAAGCGAGTAAAGGCATCGTATTAATGGAAGGTGTAGGCGAGCACGAACATGAGCACGACCACGAACATGACCATGACCACGAGCATGCGGAAGGGGACGTAGATCATGATGAGGATGGTCATGAGGCCGAGCATTCTTTGGACCCCCACGTATGGCTGGATCCATCATTAGCTCAGCAAGAGGTTCGTAACATTCAGGCAGCATTAGAGCAAGCAGATCCTGATCACAAAGACGAGTATAAGGCGAATGCAGATGCATATGTTGCGAAGCTCAAGGCTTTGGATGAGAAATTTAGGGAAGATCTTAAGGACTCCAAGCGTAAGGAATTCGTTACTCAGCATGCCGCTTTTGGCTATTTGGCAAGGACATACGGATTGATCCAAATTCCGATTGCTGGATTATCGCCTGAGCAGGAGCCGTCTCCGGAGAAGATGGCGGAGGTTATCAAACTTGCTAAAGAGCATGATGTCAGGACCATTTTCTTCGAGACACTTGTTGACCCTAAAATAGCCAAAACGATTGCGGAAGAAATCGGTGCGAGCACCGATGTATTGAACCCTCTTGAAGGCCTGACGGAGGAAGAGGTAAGCAAAGGCTTGGATTACATTGGCATTATGACTAACAATCTTGCTGGTCTTATAAAAGCTTTAAATAAATAA
- a CDS encoding metal ABC transporter permease: MEMLHYDFMQRAFFAGGVIALIASVLGVYLMLRRQALMADMLSHVSLAGVAAGALLKINPALSGFVIAVIGAIVVEYVRRSYKSYSEVSIAIIMIGGLSTAVVLMSMNPGISRGFSSYLFGSVVSVQRTEIILVIAVALVGGLFFYLLRKPLYLITFDEETARANGVPVRLLSLLFSIITGMIVAAAMPIVGVLLVSSLIVLPAALAIRLAPSFSWALWLAMIIGVVGVFSGLTASYELSTPPGGTIALTLLVFLIAGITGKKVFVKLSKLRNKRYVTETERLQLEPPVIH; encoded by the coding sequence ATGGAAATGCTGCACTACGACTTCATGCAAAGGGCATTTTTCGCTGGTGGGGTCATTGCCTTAATTGCTTCAGTGCTTGGCGTGTATCTCATGCTGAGAAGGCAGGCGTTGATGGCGGATATGCTATCCCATGTTTCATTGGCTGGTGTGGCGGCGGGCGCGCTGTTGAAAATAAATCCGGCATTATCAGGTTTTGTAATAGCTGTTATCGGAGCCATAGTCGTTGAATATGTGCGTAGGTCGTATAAGTCCTATTCTGAGGTTTCTATCGCAATTATTATGATAGGCGGACTTTCAACCGCTGTAGTCTTGATGTCCATGAACCCAGGCATTAGTCGAGGATTCTCTTCGTACTTATTCGGATCGGTTGTCTCGGTGCAAAGGACGGAAATCATTCTCGTCATTGCTGTTGCGTTAGTAGGAGGGTTATTTTTCTACCTTCTGAGAAAGCCATTATATCTAATTACTTTTGATGAGGAAACGGCGAGAGCAAATGGAGTTCCTGTTAGGCTGCTTTCACTACTGTTCAGCATTATAACAGGGATGATCGTCGCTGCTGCTATGCCTATCGTTGGAGTGTTGCTAGTTTCCTCTTTAATTGTCTTGCCTGCAGCGTTGGCGATTCGACTGGCTCCTAGCTTTTCTTGGGCACTGTGGCTTGCGATGATAATCGGAGTGGTTGGAGTATTTTCCGGTTTGACGGCCTCTTACGAATTGAGTACTCCTCCTGGAGGGACCATCGCATTAACTTTATTAGTGTTCCTGATTGCAGGAATTACGGGTAAGAAAGTGTTCGTGAAGTTAAGCAAGTTAAGGAATAAAAGATATGTGACAGAAACGGAACGGCTTCAGCTAGAACCGCCAGTCATTCATTAA
- a CDS encoding metal ABC transporter ATP-binding protein, whose translation MLLASMKQVVFGYGDSPCLEDVDVEIHSGEFVAVTGPNGASKTTLLKLALGLLQPWSGEVSRVRCRKDGKKLAVGYVPQQVAAFNSGFPSKVLEFVCSGTYMRGSWLRRINRKDRELAEQALKQIGMWEQRNRKIGELSGGQKQRICIARALAQEPDLLVLDEPTTGMDAQSRVQLYELLHSCVNKRGVTVVMVTHDLSEAGSYLDRIIQLERKEVGGWKCCTTTSCKGHFSLVGSLP comes from the coding sequence TTGTTATTGGCTTCAATGAAACAGGTCGTCTTTGGCTATGGGGATTCACCCTGCTTGGAGGACGTGGACGTAGAGATTCATTCAGGTGAATTTGTTGCTGTGACAGGTCCCAATGGTGCTTCGAAAACTACGCTGCTAAAGCTTGCACTTGGGCTGCTTCAGCCTTGGAGTGGTGAGGTAAGTAGGGTTCGATGTCGCAAAGATGGCAAAAAGCTGGCTGTGGGCTATGTGCCGCAGCAGGTCGCAGCGTTTAACAGTGGATTTCCGAGTAAGGTGCTTGAATTTGTATGTTCAGGTACATACATGCGAGGCTCCTGGCTTAGAAGAATCAACCGCAAAGACAGGGAGTTAGCTGAGCAAGCATTGAAGCAGATTGGAATGTGGGAACAGCGGAATCGGAAGATCGGTGAGCTATCAGGCGGGCAGAAGCAACGGATATGTATTGCAAGAGCGCTGGCACAGGAGCCTGACTTGCTTGTGCTGGATGAGCCTACTACTGGGATGGATGCGCAGAGTCGTGTTCAGTTATATGAGTTGCTGCACAGTTGTGTCAATAAGAGAGGGGTAACCGTAGTTATGGTAACCCACGACTTATCTGAGGCGGGCTCCTATTTAGATCGTATTATCCAGCTGGAGCGAAAGGAGGTAGGGGGATGGAAATGCTGCACTACGACTTCATGCAAAGGGCATTTTTCGCTGGTGGGGTCATTGCCTTAA
- a CDS encoding WG repeat-containing protein, producing the protein MTNTRPSVRKGLLIAAAALVAVQIASFGHASAASAAASSTIINVGGLVQTGLTTATIKGVTYLSVKPFAAALGVTVKWEQATKTTTLTQGTRTVKFDVDAKKALVNGKSVALPSAAIWNDGAVWVPARYIAETFGATIGLDKATSTLTITPRLHPFESDDKQGYVNVFGEIVIAAQYDEANAFSEGLAIVNKDGKYGYIDINGKAVIAPQFDEAYDFSDGLALVVKADGTSAYIDAKGKTILTPFYDESFDFSEGLALVRIGDLFGYIDHKGKEVIKLQFEDAFYFNNGLAAVQIDGKYGYIDKTGKIAIPAIYQHAFDFSNGLGLVQAEGADGEGAFGYVNAQGVLAVPAKNAQGFSFSEGLAAVSNDGVFSYVNSKGETVLSTKYEDVGDFHDGLASFEEGGKYGFINRSGEVAIKPTFDSVEAFNKGLARVVVGTEAKLINVKGKVVAKAASPAVEVAAPTPAPATTPAPAATPAPATK; encoded by the coding sequence ATGACTAATACACGTCCATCCGTTCGTAAAGGACTTCTAATCGCTGCTGCTGCACTCGTAGCAGTTCAAATCGCAAGCTTCGGTCACGCATCTGCAGCATCAGCAGCTGCTTCCAGCACCATCATAAATGTTGGTGGGCTAGTACAGACTGGTTTGACTACTGCAACGATCAAGGGTGTAACTTACTTATCTGTTAAGCCGTTTGCCGCTGCATTAGGGGTTACTGTTAAATGGGAGCAAGCGACCAAAACAACAACGCTGACTCAAGGAACCAGAACTGTTAAGTTCGACGTTGATGCTAAGAAGGCGCTTGTTAACGGCAAGAGTGTCGCTCTTCCGAGTGCAGCAATTTGGAATGATGGAGCAGTGTGGGTTCCTGCGCGTTACATTGCTGAGACATTTGGTGCCACAATTGGATTGGATAAAGCGACTTCGACACTAACAATCACTCCAAGGCTTCATCCGTTCGAGAGTGACGACAAGCAAGGCTATGTCAATGTTTTTGGTGAAATAGTTATTGCGGCTCAATATGATGAGGCTAACGCATTCAGCGAAGGCTTGGCTATTGTTAATAAAGATGGTAAATACGGTTATATCGATATCAATGGAAAAGCAGTTATTGCTCCTCAATTTGACGAAGCCTATGATTTCTCGGATGGATTGGCTTTGGTAGTTAAAGCGGATGGCACTTCTGCTTACATCGATGCTAAAGGAAAAACCATTCTGACTCCATTTTACGACGAGTCGTTTGATTTCTCTGAAGGCTTAGCGCTTGTTCGTATCGGAGACTTGTTTGGCTACATCGATCACAAGGGCAAGGAAGTAATCAAGCTGCAGTTCGAGGATGCATTCTATTTCAATAATGGCTTGGCTGCTGTTCAAATCGATGGTAAATATGGTTATATCGACAAAACAGGAAAAATTGCTATTCCTGCGATATATCAGCATGCATTTGATTTTAGCAATGGACTTGGACTTGTTCAAGCAGAAGGAGCAGACGGTGAAGGCGCGTTCGGATATGTGAATGCCCAAGGAGTATTAGCTGTTCCTGCTAAGAATGCTCAAGGCTTTTCCTTTAGTGAAGGTCTTGCTGCAGTTAGTAACGATGGTGTATTCAGCTACGTGAATAGCAAAGGCGAGACAGTTCTTAGTACTAAATATGAAGATGTTGGAGACTTCCATGACGGCTTGGCTTCTTTCGAGGAAGGCGGTAAATACGGCTTCATCAATAGAAGTGGCGAGGTTGCCATTAAACCAACATTCGATTCGGTCGAAGCATTCAATAAAGGACTTGCGCGTGTCGTTGTAGGCACGGAAGCAAAACTAATCAATGTTAAGGGTAAAGTTGTTGCTAAAGCTGCATCTCCAGCAGTTGAGGTAGCTGCCCCAACACCTGCACCGGCAACCACTCCAGCGCCAGCAGCTACGCCAGCACCAGCGACTAAATAA
- a CDS encoding sulfate ABC transporter substrate-binding protein, with product MRKSFRFILLTALVFVLSTTSVFGAVTKKSEKKSVNLLNVSYDPTRELYVDYNAAFAKYWEKKTGQKVNIKQSHGGSGAQARSVIDGLEADVVTLALEYDVTAIENKGFISKGWQKRLANNSAPYKSTIVFLVRKGNPKNIKDWDDLIKTDVKVITPNPKTSGGARWNYLAAWGYALKNNNNSQDKAKDFVKKLFQNVPVLDTGARGSTNTFVEKGIGDVLLAWENEAYLSKKEYGDKFEIVTPSLSILAEPTVAVVTKNVSKHDTRQVATAYLDYLYTEEGQRIAARNFYRPINAKVAKEFEKSFPALNLITINDFGGWDKAQAEHFADKGTFDQIYLKK from the coding sequence ATGAGGAAATCATTCCGCTTTATCCTGCTTACCGCATTGGTATTTGTTTTATCCACGACATCAGTATTTGGTGCCGTAACGAAGAAATCTGAGAAGAAGAGCGTCAACCTTCTAAATGTATCTTACGATCCTACTCGTGAGCTATATGTGGATTACAATGCAGCCTTCGCTAAGTATTGGGAAAAGAAAACAGGTCAGAAGGTAAACATCAAGCAATCTCATGGCGGTTCAGGTGCACAAGCTCGTTCAGTTATTGATGGATTGGAAGCAGACGTTGTGACATTGGCTCTAGAATATGATGTAACGGCAATCGAGAACAAAGGTTTTATCTCCAAAGGGTGGCAGAAGCGTCTTGCTAACAATAGCGCACCTTATAAATCTACAATTGTTTTCCTAGTTCGCAAGGGCAATCCTAAAAACATTAAAGACTGGGACGATCTAATTAAGACTGATGTGAAGGTAATTACACCAAATCCAAAAACCTCAGGCGGAGCACGTTGGAACTATCTTGCAGCATGGGGCTACGCTTTGAAAAACAATAACAATAGCCAGGACAAAGCGAAGGACTTCGTTAAGAAGCTTTTCCAAAATGTCCCTGTGTTAGATACCGGAGCTAGAGGCTCTACGAATACATTTGTTGAAAAAGGTATCGGCGACGTACTACTTGCTTGGGAGAACGAAGCTTACTTATCTAAGAAAGAATATGGTGATAAGTTTGAAATTGTAACTCCATCCCTTAGTATTCTTGCTGAGCCAACTGTAGCCGTAGTTACTAAAAATGTAAGCAAGCATGACACTCGTCAAGTAGCGACTGCTTATCTTGATTACCTCTACACTGAGGAAGGTCAACGGATAGCTGCACGTAACTTCTATCGTCCAATTAATGCAAAGGTTGCGAAGGAATTCGAGAAAAGCTTCCCTGCTCTTAACCTGATCACAATTAATGATTTTGGTGGCTGGGATAAAGCACAAGCTGAGCATTTTGCCGATAAAGGGACGTTTGACCAAATTTACTTGAAAAAATAA
- a CDS encoding sulfate ABC transporter substrate-binding protein — translation MKQRYSTRSRAIGIGILALILLTVTACSGKNKDTANEAIPSSDYSKSASLLNAVSDGTADLFKEIDDGFIKNWKSRTGQDVTIELPAGNSSTQKEAIIGGQLKADVTTLGVGIDIDAIQAKGLINEGWQQRYDYNSSPFSTTVAFIVRTGNPKGISDWEDLVKPDVKIVTSNPTTYSDARWYYAAAWAYSLDKQADDSDAAKAFVTDFHQHVSLLAKDDQEAESSFIEKNEGDVWVTTESNALRIASSTGKGKVEVIVPSVTLAIEPVISVVDSNADAKGVKEVANAYADYLFTEEAQTLAAEHFFRSRFASITEHFTDVFANVTILTVDDNLSGWEDLQQTLFGDGGLFGQLPVK, via the coding sequence ATGAAACAGCGCTACAGCACGCGCAGCCGCGCTATTGGGATCGGTATTTTGGCACTTATTTTATTAACAGTTACTGCTTGCTCGGGAAAAAATAAAGACACCGCGAATGAAGCTATACCTTCATCGGATTACAGCAAATCCGCGTCACTCCTTAATGCTGTTTCTGACGGAACTGCGGATTTATTCAAAGAAATTGATGATGGCTTTATAAAAAATTGGAAGTCTCGCACAGGTCAAGACGTAACCATTGAGCTACCCGCAGGTAACTCATCTACTCAAAAAGAAGCTATTATTGGTGGACAATTAAAGGCCGATGTTACGACACTTGGCGTTGGCATCGATATTGATGCTATTCAAGCAAAAGGACTCATCAATGAGGGCTGGCAGCAGCGGTATGATTATAACAGCTCTCCTTTTTCGACAACGGTCGCTTTTATCGTTCGCACTGGGAACCCGAAGGGCATCTCTGATTGGGAGGATTTGGTGAAGCCAGACGTTAAAATCGTAACTTCAAATCCAACAACCTATTCAGATGCACGATGGTACTATGCAGCAGCCTGGGCATACTCACTTGATAAGCAAGCGGATGACTCAGATGCTGCAAAAGCATTCGTAACAGACTTCCACCAGCATGTGTCTTTGCTTGCTAAAGACGATCAGGAAGCCGAAAGCTCCTTTATTGAGAAGAACGAAGGAGACGTATGGGTCACAACCGAAAGCAACGCTCTACGGATTGCCAGCTCAACGGGAAAAGGCAAGGTCGAGGTTATTGTTCCTTCCGTCACTCTAGCCATTGAACCCGTCATTTCTGTTGTAGACAGCAATGCTGATGCAAAAGGCGTTAAAGAGGTTGCCAATGCTTATGCTGATTACTTATTTACTGAAGAAGCACAAACCCTTGCGGCCGAACACTTCTTCAGATCACGCTTCGCATCCATAACCGAGCATTTCACAGATGTATTTGCCAATGTAACAATCCTCACCGTGGATGACAATTTATCGGGATGGGAAGATCTGCAGCAAACCCTGTTCGGGGATGGCGGATTGTTCGGACAGCTTCCGGTTAAGTGA